The window AATTGCACTTTTCTCTATTCTTGACACTTGCGCTTGTGAAATACCAACAATAGTTGCTACTTCCATTTGTGTTTTGTCTTTGTAATATCTCAGGTATAAAATCTCTTTTTCGCGTTTTGTGAGCCTGCTCAAGGCATCTTTCAATGATATCTCTTCAAGCCATACACTTTCGCAAGATTTTTGGTCACTGACTTGGTCAACCACATACATTGTATCAGTGCTATCTTGGAAGACTGGTTCATAGAGGGAAATAGGTTCTTGAATAGAGTCAAGAGCAAAAACAAGGTCTTCCTTTGATATAGAAAGCTCTTTGGCTATTTCTTCTAATGATGGTTCTCTATTATTTTGGCTTATAAACTTTTCTTTTATTTTAAGTGCCTTATAGGCTGTGTCTTTCAATGACATTGATATTCTCATTGTATTGTTGTCCCTAAGATACCTTCTTATCTCCCCAATTATCATTGGCACTGCATATGTTGAAAATTTGACATTTTGGGATATGTCAAAGTTGTCAATAGCTTTGATAAGACCTATGCAACCAACCTGAAAAATGTCATCTAAATTTTCACCACGGTTTGCAAACTTTTGAACAACACTTAAGACAAGTCTCAAGTTACCTTCTATGAATTGTTTGCGCGCTTCTTTATCTCCATTTTTCATTCGCTTTAAAAGTTCAACTTTTTCCTCATGACTTAGTACAGGGAGAGTGGAAGTGTTAACCCCACAAATCTCTACTTTGTTCAAAATACTACCTCCCCCTTTTTTCAAAAGTTTTGCTAAGGTTTATTATTTACTGTGAGGGAGGCAATTATTCTGAAAGTAATTTTCATCTTATATAATCTTTGCCAGTTCTTTTTTAAGCCTTGTAATAATCTTTTTCTCAAGACGTGAGATGTAACTTTGAAAAATCCCCAGCAGTCAGCAACCTCTTTTTGTGTTTTTTCACCTTCATCTCCAAATCCGAATCTTAACTCAACAATTCTTTTCTCTCTCTTTGGAAGTTTTTGTATTGCTTTTAAGAGCGCTTCTTTTTCTATATTGTTTTCAATACTGCTATAAACACCTTCTGTGTCAGTTCCCAAAACATCAGAAAGCAAAAGTTCATTCCCATTCCAATCAATATTCAATGGCTCGTCTATCGAAAGTTCAAGTTTTCTGTGAGAGTTTCTCCTTAAGAACATTAAAATCTCATTTTCAATACACTTTGACGCATACGTTGCAAGCTTGATATTTTTGTGAGGGTTATATGTATTTATTGCTTTAATCAGACCAATTGTTCCAATTGGTACCAAATCTTCAAGGTTGACCTTGGTATTTTCAAATTTCCTTGCTATATACACAACAAGTCTCAAATTTCTCTCAATAAGTACTTTTTTAAGTTCTTCCTTTCCTTCATAATGAATCTTATTCAAAACCTCAGTCTCTTCTTCTGGAGTAAGTGGAGGCGATAATGTTTCACATCCACCAACATAAAATAATTCAGTTATTTGTGAATCAGAAAGCTGAAAACCAAGCTTTTTTAAAAGGCCCAAAACATAATTCAAAAGTCTTGATCTAAATTCCATTCTTTACCCCTCCTTAAAAATCAGATTAAATCAGGACCAAGCAAGGTTGAATACCTGCTTGATATCTTTTTGTCATATAGGGCAATTGCCACGTCCTTCTTTGTCCATGTACTTTTGTTGTCTGAGATGTAAAACTCATCAGGTATTACTCCAACTAAAACTCCATGTTCCTGTCCAATAGAGTTATAAGGAATGAGAACAATTCTGTTGCCAAGCTGTTTTTGAAGATTTTCTAAATTTTGAGCAGATATATCTGCTTGCTTACAATTTTCGTTCAATAAATCTTTCTCAATTATCACCACAGGTCTTCCTGAAAACGGCTCTCTTAGATTATTCCCTGTATCAACATAGGCTATGCAGTTGTATTCTGCGTCATTTATCTTGAATTTTATGTATCTCATAAGGGATTCTTTGTATTATTCTCTTGACTATTAGCTCATATGAGAGTTTAAGCACAATCAAAGAACAACCAAGAGCTATTAGTACATTTTTAAGTTTTATTTGAATACCAACCACAAAGGTATCTTTTGTTATATAATAGAGGAAAAACACCATACCACCAAACATTATTGTGACAAGATAAAAACTCAGGAGCTGTCTTAGAAAGACTAAAAATTCTTTTGGCCAAAAGGTAAGATACACAATTAATACAGACACAACCATCTTGCCAAATACTGAATATAAGAACTGCATGAGAGGATAAAACTGTAAAAGAGAATAGATTGAGGCAATAATACTTCCTAAAAGAATTCTGAAACTATTAACGTTTGTTTTTGTAAAATATGCAGTTGTCAGCAAGATAAAGTAGTTGATAACCAGGTTTTCCAGAACATAAACGTCAGCATAAATAATCATGTTTTATTCAAAATATTGTGCCTTTCAGAATGGTATTTCTATGTAATAATTATACTTCTCTACAAGTAAAATTTATGTCAAAATACAAAATAAACTAAATTTTTCTTTCTTACAAATTCCCTTACATTTCTACATTAAAAAACCCCCTGCCATATTACAGGGGGATTTCATTTCATTTTGACTTGTTTTTTATTTTTTGTTCTTCAAGAATATTGGTATCTCAAATATATCATCGTCCTGGAAAAGGCTCTGCAAATTACCCACTTTTGATGAAGAAATCTTACTGCTCTGTTGACTCTGCTGGTTTTCTTCAATGGAATCAAAGCCAGTTGCAATGACAGTGACTTGTACTTCATCCTTCATCTCTTCGTTGAACACAATCCCCATGATAAAGTTGACATTCTCATCCGCCTCAGATGAGATAAGTTCATTTGCCTTTTCAATCTCATCAAGCAGAAGCTCTTCTGGGTTACCTGTATAATTTACTAAAACTCCCTTTGCACCTTTTATTGATGTTTCTAAAAGCGGGCTGTTAATAGCCTGCTCCAAGGCCTTTAGAACTTTATCATCGCCCTTTGCCTTCCCAATACCCATATGTGCATATCCTTTATTCATCATAATAGCTCTAACATCTGCAAAGTCAACATTGATAAGCCCCGGATTTAATATTATATCAGAAATGCCCTGAACACCCTGCCTTAGAACATCGTCTGCCATTCTGAAGGCATCTGATATTTTTAGACTCTTATTTGTTGAGAGCATAAACAGCCTATCATTAGGCACAATTATTATGGTATCTACAATCTTCTTGAGCTCCTCAATTCCCTTTTCTGCATTGATTCTGCGTTTTGCACCTTCACTCTTAAACGGCTTTGTGACAACTGCAACAGTCAATATTCCAAGCTCTTTTGCAATCTCAGCAACCACAGGTGACGCACCTGTTCCTGTACCACCACCCATACCCGCTGTTATAAATACCATGTCAGCACCTTTTAAAACCTGCGCAATGTCTTCTTTGCTCTCCTCTGCTGCTTTTCTCCCAATTTCCGGATCGGCTCCTGCTCCAAGTCCTTTTGTTATCTTTTCACCTATTTGAATCTTATAATGAGCTTTAGAACGCTGCAGAGCTTGTTTGTCTGTATTTACTGCAATAAATTCAACTCCAGAGACTCCAACATCAATCATCCTATTTACTGCATTATTACCCGCCCCACCAACACCAATTACTTTTAGCTGAGCAACAGTCATTTTTTCAGTGTCAAAACTAATCATTCTTGTTCTCCTCCTTAGTTAAACTCTTGTTTTTTAGCAAAAGCACTCTTCGCATCTCACCAAAGTTCTGAAAAATTCTGACCCCAAACGCCACAACTGCCGCTTGGTACAAAGGAATACCAAGCTTGTCGCCCAAATATGCAAAAAGCATAGCAATTAATGTATTTCCAACAAAACCTGAGATAAATATGTCAATTTTAAAATCACCCTTCAAGGTCGATTTCAAAGCACCAAAAATTGAATCAAGTGCTGCAAGAAGTCCTACCGCAACATATGAGGAATAATCCTGTGGAATACTCACTGGAATAAACATTCCTATTAAGATACCTATTACCAATGCAAGTATAAGTACAACCATCTTCTCATCAACTTCCCTCACTCTTTATCTTTGCGTAATTGAATTTCAAAGTCCCTGTATACCTTGGAATTACAATATTTGAAGCTTCTTCAATTTTAACCTCAATAGAAAACTCTTTTAAAAGATCTATAATACCACCCCGCATCATCAGTGAATTTTTCAAAATTTTGGGATCACCAATAGCCTTTATTATGTACGGGGCAGAATAGCGTGTATTGTTTATACTGATTGTTGGACCTGCGCATCTTATCTCTGTTGTAGCCACTATTCTCTGGTCATTTATTGATATTGCCTCAGCTCCTGCTGCCCTCAGTTCATTTATAACCTGCAGGATATCTGAATCATGCAAAAGAAAGCTGTTTGGGTCAACATTCGGTGTTGCAGGAAGCTTACTGTCGTCAAGTGTAATTATTATACCAGGTCCCTCAACGTCTGTAAGTCCCGCCAATATCTTTACCTTGTCAAGTTCATCTTTTAAAAGCTCTGTCGTCTTGCTAATACTTGCGGCAGAATCTTGGTACTCTTTAATCTTGCTCTCCAGCTCATAGATTTGAGCCCTCAAACTGCTATTTTCCTTTCTCAGCTGGTTTATCTGTTCAGCAAGTTCAATGGCTCTTGCTTTTTCAAGGTTTTTCAGTTCATTGCTCTGTTTAACACTCTTTATCTGCATTGAAATTAAAATTCCTAAAATGAGTAGTAAAATCGCAGTTGCAATCTGTCCACCTGTTGGTTTTTTTACCTTTAATTTCATAATAATTAGTTTTCCTCCTCAGTGTTTGGACTAAATGTGGCTATTCCATTTGAATTAAGAGTTATTGTCCCTTCTATACGTTTCGGAAGCTTGTCATACACACTTTTCAAAAGCTTCAATTTATAATCTATCTCTGAGATATCTCCTACTTTAACCAGCAGCTTGTCCATTTTAAGTTCAACGTTGTTGATATTCTTCAATAAAACAACAACATGGTCAACATCAAATTTCCTAAAAACATCAAAATTTTTCAAACTACTTGCCACCTGCAGACCCTCATCAAGTAGAAGATGATCCTCTACATCAAGTTTTTTGCCAACCATCGCCTCATTTACTTTAAGTCCTTCAAATACTATTGTTTTTTTGGGTAAGTCCCCTTCTATTCTTATTACATACCCATTTTTATCAATTTCTATATAAGAATTTAAATACTTTATAAGACCAATTGTTTCTTTTTCATAAATCTCCAAAACTAATACATTTGGTAGACGTCTTGTAATCCTGATATCTTCAATTTCTGGATTTTCTAAAAGTTTTTGTCTAATTTCTTTTGTATTTATACTCAGTATATTCTGATTTTGATATTGTTGTAGTATTTTTATAATATCATCTTTTTTGACTCTTTTCAAATTATGTATACTAAATTCTTTCACGTTAAAGTAATCTAATCTGAAAACAAATACAAGTGTTATCAGAACTAAAAGCAACAATACAATAATCTTTCTCACCAATCTACCCATTTGTCATTTTCACTCACCTTATGATATCAAATACAAATTACAATTTCAGTGTATCCTTCTAATCTTAGCACCCAAGGCTGAATATTTCTCTTCTATCCTTTCATATCCCCTGTCAATATGATCAACCCCTAAAAGCTCTGTTGTGCCTTCAGCACAAAGTCCTGCAATTAAAAGCGCCGCACCACCTCTTAAATCCTGTGCAAAGACCTGACATCCTCTTAGCTTTTCTACCCCATTTATAATGGCTATATCTTTTTCCACGTGTATTCTCGCGCCCATCTTATTGAGCTCTGGAACATGTTTGAACCTGTTTTCGAATATTGTCTCCTTTATTATTGTCATACCCTCTGCTACAGAAAATACACTGCAAACTGGTGCCTGAAGGTCTGTTGGAAACCCTGGATAGTAGTGTGTTGTTATTCTTTGATTCCCTTTTAGCCTTGCTCCTTTATTTTACACCCTGCACCTTTTAGAATGTGGAGTATAGAATCTAAATGACGTGGCAAGACACCTTTTAATAATACTTCTCCACCACAAGCTGCAACTGCGCAGAGATATGTCCCAGTAACAATTCTATCAGGAATGACTACATGTTCAACTATGTTATTTTTTAGTTCTTTTACTCCTTCAATTTTAATTGTGTGTGTACCGGCACCTTTTATTCTGGCTCCAAGCTTGTTTAAAAAATGGCACAGATCTGCTATCTCTGGCTCCTTTGCAGCGTTTTTTATTATAACCTCACCATCACAAAAAATTGAAGCAAGTATAATATTCTCGGTCGCTCCAACAGATGGTAGTGGCAAAAAATATTTCCCCGCTTTTTACAACATCACATCTGCATTCAATTGTGTTGTCATACTCAAAAACATCTATGCCAAGCTGCAAAAATGCAGATATATGAGGATCAATTGGTCTTTGACCTATCTCACACCCCCCCAGGATAGTTTGTAAGTCTTACTTTCCTAAACTTGCTCAAAATTGCTCCAAGAAATAATATACTTGAGCGCATCATCTTGGCATACTGTGGGGGTATTGTAAATTTGTCAACTGAAGCCGGATCAATAAAGGCAATATCGTTTTCAAATTCTGTTTTGCATCCAAGATATTCAAGTATCCTAAGCGTGTGTCTTACATCAGCAATGTCAGGTACATTTTTAATTATAACCTGTCCTTTTGCTAAGATAGAGGCTGTCAAAATAGGAAGAGCAGCATTTTTTGATCCCTCAACATCAATTTCACCATTTAAAAACGTTGGACCGTCAATTATAAGTTTTTCTTCCATGTTTACACCTAAATAGGTTCCATATGTGTCGCATATTATTTTATTCGTAAGCCTTGATATTTGTTACAATGATAGATATTCTTCAATAAGTTTTCCTATATTCTGGGTAGCATCAGGTTTCCCCAACTTTTTGCTACTATTGCTCATTCTTTCATACAAAGCTTTGTCGTAAATAAGTTTTTCAAGGAAAAGCTTAAGCTTGTTACTTTCTAATTCATTTTCGAGGACAACAAAACATGCTCCTTCTCTTTCAAGAAATCTTGCATTGTACTCTTGGTGGTTGTTTGCTACATATGGTGAGGGAACAATTATACTTGGCTTCCCCAGCGCAGTTATCTCTGAGATTGCAATTGCCCCTGCTCTTGATATTACAACATCTGAGGCGGCCAAGTATCTTGGCATGTCCGAAATATATGGCAGTATTCTGATGTTGGATTTTACCCCTAAACCATCTGCAAAGTCCACAGCTTCTGAATATTTTTTATCGCCTGTTGAGAGAATAAAATATACATTCTTATCATTCTCAAATTCCTTGGCAAGCTTAATCACTGCTTTATTGAGATTCTCAGCCCCTCTACTACCGCCAATTGCTAAAACCACTGACTTGTCTTCCACACCTAACGAGCTTTTTGCAGCTTCTTTGCTGTAAGAGAAAAGCTCAAGTCTTATAGGGTTACCTGTCAGTACTACATTGCTTGAATTCTTGAAAAATCTTCTGCTCTCTTCAAAGCTGATCAAGATCTTATTACAAAATCTTGAAATTATTCTATTTGCAAGCCCGGGATGTGCATTTTGTTCATGCAGCACTATTTTAATCCTTAGCTTTTTTGCTGCAAGTGCAACAGGAAGAGATACATAACCTCCTGTTACAAAAACTAATTCGGGCTTTACCTTCTTTAATATGTGCAGAGCTTGTCTGTAGCCATTTAAAAACTTAATAAATACATCTGCATTCTTTAAACTCAAACTCCTTTTTAGCCCCTTTGCCTGAATGTATTCTATGTGATATCCATGCTGAGGCACTATCTTAGATTCTAATCCTTCATGCGTGCCTATAAATACTATATCCAATCCACTATGTCTTTTCCTTAGATAATCAGCAACAGCAAGCGCTGGATATATATGTCCACCAGTACCTCCACCGCTGAAAACAATAGTTATTTTTTCTTGGTTCATTTTAACACCTTAATCCTCCTTGAAATGCTCAAAAGTATGCCAACTCCAAACATATGAAAAAGTATCGAAGAACCTCCGTAGGTAATAAATGGCATTGGCACACCTGTTGCAGGAACAGAGGCTGTAACAACTGCTATATTCAAAATAGCTTGAATAGCAATTATGCTTGTGATACCAAATGCCAGAAGTAGTCCAAACCTGTCAGGTGCATGAAGAGCAATAACAATACCACGCCAGATGAAGAGTATAAACAACACTATTACAAATAAAGCTCCTACAAACCCGAGTTCTTCACATAAGATAGAGAAAATAAAGTCAGTATGAGGCTCAGGAATGTACAAAAGTTTTTGTCTGCTTTGACCAAGTCCCATACCAAAAAGCCCACCAGAGCCGATTGCATACAGTGACTGAATTATCTGGTAACCCTTGTCAGTTGGGTCTGCCCATGGGTTAAAAAGCGCTTGGATTCTTTCAACTCTGTATTCTTCTTTGACTGTAAGATAATACAAAACTGGCAAAGCCAAAAAACCAATTGTCACAAAGTAGCCTATGTTAAGCCCCCATGCAAAGATCATTAGCATTGCAATAGCAAGTATTAAGATAGATGTACTCATATTTGGTTCTTTGTATATAAGCATAAAGTAAACTCCACTCAAAATCATGGATATAACAAAAACCCTAAACTTTGATTTGGTTTCAGCTGTATTATCAAAATAGCTTGCAAGCAGTATCACAAGAGCATACTTTGCAAGTTCTGATGGCTGAAACTGGACAGGTCCAATATCAATCCATCTACGTGCATTGTTTACAAGTTTACCTATACCAGGAATCAAAACGAGTATAAGGAATATTACTCCTATTATATATAAGATTACCGATAACTTTTTAAGAATTCTATAATCTATCTGACTTGTTATATACATAACTACTATGCCCAAAATAAGACCTATTAATTGCTTTTTTAGAAAGTAATAACTATCATTGAATTGATAGTATGCATAGTAATAACTTGCACTAAATATCATGACAACTCCAATTAGCGATAACAAAAGAGCAATGTATAAAAGTGGATAGTCAATCATCTTCCTTTCCATTTATCTTTCACATCCCACAAACAGACTTCAAAGCTCATTCACATATTGTTTGAAAAGCCTTCCTCTCTGTTCATAGTTTTCAAACATATCCCAGCTTGCACACGCAGGCGAAAGAAGGATTATGTCACCCTCCTTGGCGTCTTTATAGCTTTTTAAAACTGCCTCTTTTAAATCTTCTACAAATTCAAAATTGAAGTACCCTATTTTCTTGAGGTCTTTTGCAATCTTTTCTTTTGTTTGACCAAGTAAAAATACCTTTTTGACCTTCTGGGAGATTAATTTTGCAAACCTCTCAAAGCTTTCTCCTTTATCATAACCACCTGCAATCAAGATTATTGGCGAGTTAAAAGCATTTAAAGCTTTCGAAGACGCATCTGTATTTGTACCCTTTGAGTCGTTATAAAATTTAATCCCATTTATTTCTCTAACAAACTCTATCCTATGCTCTACTCCTTTGAACTCTTTCAGTACCTTTTCTAAAACATTCGGTTCAATGGCAAAAGGCAGTACACAGGCAATTGCTGCAAGTGCATTTTCTAAATTGTGCTTACCCGGGATAAATATGTCATTTTTATTCATCACTTTTTCTGCTTTGCCACAAAAGTTATAGTAGATATAATCTCCATCCACAAAAACACTATTTTTTTCTTCTAATTTGTTTTTTGAAAATGCTATTACTGTCCCTTTTGCATCCCCTACTAAATCCCTTGTTATACTGTTGTCCATATTGAGCACAGTAAAGCCTTCTTCATCAACATTCTCAAATATCCTCATCTTCGCCTTTATATAGTTTTCCATGTTTACATGCCTATTCAAATGGTCAGGTGTTATGTTTAAAATGCACGCAACTTTGGGTTTGAAATATTTTATTGTCTCTAACTGAAAACTTGAAACTTCAATGACAAAGATTGTATCAGCACTTGCATTTTCTATGCAGTCAATAAATGGTACACCAATGTTTCCACATACAACCACATCATCATAAGCTTCTTGTAAAATTCTGCCTACAAGTGTGGTTGTTGTGGTTTTTCCGTTTGTTCCTGTTATCGCAACTATGTTTTTGCTTCCACAAAATCTATATGCAAGTTCAAGCTCGCCAATTACCTCAATGCCTCTTTTGTGAGCAAATAGAATATACCTTTTTGTAAGCGGTACACCTGGACTTACAACAACTAAGTCTACTTTTTCTAAAACGCTATCAGGCAAATATCCAAAGAAAAGCATCTCTGCAAATTGCTGTAGGATCTTTATATCTTCAGGTCTCATCTCATCTTCTTTTTTTTCATCAAAACCAATAACATAAGCACCATGTCTTTTTAAAAACCTTGATGATGATATTCCACTTTTGCCCAGTCCAACTACCAAAACATTTTTTTTGTTTAAATCCAATTTTAAAACCTCCAGTTTTATATTTGTAGAATTGCCAGAGCCACTAAACAGAATATAATTGTAAATATCCAAAATACAACAACAACCTTTGCCTCATCCCACCCCAAAAGCTCAAAGTGATGATGCAAAGGTGCCATTTTGAATATTCGTCTTTTTGTAAGCTTATAGTATATCACCTGTAAGATGACAGAAATTGCCTCTATGATATAAAGCCCACCTATAATCATCATCAAAATGGGCTGTTTTAGCATTACAGCCACTGCAAAAACTGCCCCACCAAGCATCAGCGACCCTGTGTCTCCCATAAACACCATTGCAGGATGTGCATTATATCTTAAAAACCCCATACAACTTCCCACAACTGATCCGCTAAAGATTGCCATGTCATGTTTTTTTGAAAAGATTGAAATAATGGCTAAAAACAGACCTACAATGAGAGTAACACCACTTGCAAGCCCGTCAAGCCCATCTGTGAGGTTAACAGCATTTACAGTAAATACCATTAGAATTGACATGATGGGTATATATGCCCACTCCAAATCTACATACCTGTTCAAAATAGGTATGTAGACATCAGTACCTAAATACTTTTGCACAAAATATAAAAACGTTATGCTAATCAAAAACTGCAAAACAAGTTTTTCGCGTGCACGCAAACCCAATGACCTTTTTAAAACAACCTTTATAAAGTCGTCAATAAATCCAATTAGTCCAAAGGCAGATGCACAAGCAAGCGGTGCTCCTATTTGCGGATACTTTTTATAAAAAATTAATGAGGTTATCAGAATACTTAATAAAATTACAAGCCCGCCCATAGTAGGAGTACCACTTTTTTTATGGTGAGTCTGTGGTCCATCGTCACGAACCACCTGCCCGCATTTTAAGTATCTTAAAAATGGAATTGCAACTGGCATTACAATTAGTACAATCAAAAATGAGATTATAATTGCAAGTATTGTCTCAACGTCAAGCATATTTTTAAAGCCCCCTGAGAAAGTTATCTACAAGTTCATCAAGCTTTACACCTCTTGATGCTTTGAATAGCACAACTGATTCTTTTTCCAGTTCTTTATGAAGAATATCAAGACACTCTTCTTTTGATACAAAATAGGATTTAATCTTGCCGCTTTTTCTTATTTCATCAAATATATAAAAGGCATCTTTCCCAGTGCAAATGACAACATCAACTGGTTTTGAAACTATGTAACTGCCAACCTTCCTGTGCTCTTGTTCAGAAAAACTACCAAGCTCTAACATATCGCCAAGCACTAATATCTTTTTGCCTTTAAAATTACATATGCTATCTATTGCAGATATCATTGAATGTGTACTTGCATTGTAGGTGTCATCAACAACTGTAACACCATCTTTTTTTATTACTTCAAACCTTCTTTTAAGCCCACCTTTTTTCAGTATCCCCTTCTCGATCGCTTCTTTTTCAATTCCTAAAATCCTGCCAACTGCAATTGCAAAAAGTGAATTGTATATATCATGAAAGTTGAAACTTTCTATAAAGTACTTATAATTATCCACCACGAAGAAAAATCCATTGTCTACTTTTTGAATATCCATTGCCCTAAAATCCGAATCATTTTCAATACCAATTGTTATAACCCTTCTTTTGAGTTCCCTTTTATGCAAATGTAAAATGTCATTATCATTGTTTATAATAAGTATTCCATCATCTGGCATACCATCTTGTATCTCAGACTTTGCAAGAAAGATATTGTATCTTGTTTTAAGATTTTCAATATGTGCAACTCCTATATTGGTAATTATTCCTATATTAGGCTTTGCAATTTTTGAAAGAAAAGATATTTCTCCAAAATTGCTCATGCCCATTTCTAAAACTGCTATTTTTGTTTTATCTGGAATATTTAGTATAGAATATGGAAGTCCTATATGGTTATTGTAATTTCCTTGATTTTTATACGTTTCATAGGTAGTACTAAGTACGCTGTAGATATACTCTTTTGTTGTTGTTTTGCCTACACTTCCTGTAATTCCAACTACAGTAATGTCCTTTTTCTTTTCTCTATAAGCTTTAGCCAAATCCTGCATAGCTTTTAATGTGTCAGCTACTTTCAGATAAGGGCAACTTTTTTTTGGCTTGATATCCTTTTGTGTAAGAAAACAAATTGCACCATTGTCAATCGCCTCGTCAATAAAATCATGGGCATCAATCTTGCTGCCCTTTAAAGGAATAAACATCGCATTTTTCCCAATATCTTTGCTGTTAATCGAAAAGCTCTCTATTAACATATCCTCTTTGAAATTCTCAACAGGAACACTTAAAAGCCTTCCAATTTCGCTTAAGAAAAAGCTCATTCTTTTAGCTCCTCCAAGATACTTTTCACAACCTCTCTCTCGTCAAAGTGGATAGTCCTGTCTTTTAGTATTTGGTAAGTCTCATGCCCTTTGCCCGCAAGGACAATAAAGTCGTTCTCTTTAGCATTTTTTATAGCATATTTGATTGCTTCAAATCTGTCTGGAATAACCACATACTCGGCATTTGTCTTTTGCAACCCAACAAGGATATCTTCTATTATCTTCAGTGGGTCTTCTGTACGCGGATTGTCAGATGTGACAATCACAAAATCAGCCATTTTTCCAGCTATCTCACCCATAATCGGTCTTTTTGTCCTGTCCCTGTCTCCTCCACAACCAAAAAGAAGTACCTTTCTTCCTTTTGCAACCTCATCCACAGTTTTCATCAAATTTAAAAGTCCATCTGGTGTGTGAGCATAGTCAATTACAATTGTAAATTTGTCGTTTGACTCAACTATCTCAAACCTGCCGGGGATTGCCTTGACAGATTCAAGTCCTTTTTTGATTGTTTCTAAATCTATTCCAAGTGAGGCTGCACAAGCAGCTGACGCTAAAGCATTGTAGACTGAAAAAATGCCAGGGATGTTAAGGGTAATTTGCTGTATTTGCCCTTTGCAGCAAAGATCAAATTGGTTTTTGTTTACAAAAAGTTTTATATTCTTTGCCATTACATCCCCGCTACTTTCCTTAGCATAGGTTATTGAATCAGGGTATATACTGATAATCTTTCTCCCCCACTCATCGTCATTGTTTACAACTCTTTTTTTACTCATCTTAAAAAGTTTCAATTTAGCAGCAAAATAGTTTTCCATTGTCCCATGAAAATCAAGATGGTCCTGAGTTAGATTGGTAAACACTCCGACATC is drawn from Caldicellulosiruptor naganoensis and contains these coding sequences:
- a CDS encoding UDP-N-acetylmuramoyl-L-alanyl-D-glutamate--2,6-diaminopimelate ligase is translated as MKVNKLIKGLNIIETNIKNFDEDIKDIAYNSKNVKDGFAFVCIKGFKTDGHEYIDEAIKRGAKLIVVDEFFDTSKLKDKVLFIKTSNTRKALSIISANFFEHPSKDFLLIGVTGTNGKTSTTFMIKSILEQSGHKVGLIGTVKNMIGQKEIEAKHTTPESYDLQKLFFEMKKENVDSVVMEVSSHSLDLHRVDDCDFDVGVFTNLTQDHLDFHGTMENYFAAKLKLFKMSKKRVVNNDDEWGRKIISIYPDSITYAKESSGDVMAKNIKLFVNKNQFDLCCKGQIQQITLNIPGIFSVYNALASAACAASLGIDLETIKKGLESVKAIPGRFEIVESNDKFTIVIDYAHTPDGLLNLMKTVDEVAKGRKVLLFGCGGDRDRTKRPIMGEIAGKMADFVIVTSDNPRTEDPLKIIEDILVGLQKTNAEYVVIPDRFEAIKYAIKNAKENDFIVLAGKGHETYQILKDRTIHFDEREVVKSILEELKE